In the genome of Cyanobacteria bacterium GSL.Bin1, one region contains:
- a CDS encoding IS200/IS605 family transposase — protein FIASCGGVTVSQLKNYIEKQERPD, from the coding sequence TTTCATTGCTAGTTGTGGAGGAGTGACGGTATCTCAACTTAAGAACTATATTGAGAAGCAAGAAAGACCAGATTGA